A genome region from Rhodopseudomonas boonkerdii includes the following:
- a CDS encoding MlaD family protein, with protein METRANYVLIGTFTLAVIAAVIGFVMWSQNLNSGKQRTPLRIVFEGSASGLRNGGNVNFNGIRVGEVVSVKLDNPRRVVALAMIDTVAPIRKDTLAGLEFQGLTGVAAISLKGGAPDAPDVPIDTDGVPVLTADPDATRDIGEAVRATLQNVNRLVNDNQEALKGAISNVEAFTGVLARNAESIDGIMKKIDSIMGKADGVVAKTDNIMLGLDTLAGGKDGGALTAAVKSFHELTENLDKRSGQLIIDGRRTLGDASRTLGDISRAVNNLDRNPTRLLFGPSSSTQQAPPPQQQPPLQQRRR; from the coding sequence ATGGAAACGCGGGCGAATTACGTCCTGATCGGAACTTTCACGCTGGCGGTGATCGCCGCTGTCATCGGTTTTGTGATGTGGTCGCAGAATCTGAACTCGGGCAAGCAGCGCACGCCGTTGCGCATCGTGTTCGAGGGCTCGGCCTCGGGCCTGCGCAATGGCGGCAATGTCAACTTCAACGGCATCCGCGTCGGTGAAGTGGTCTCGGTGAAGCTCGACAATCCGCGTCGTGTGGTGGCGCTGGCGATGATCGACACCGTGGCGCCGATCCGCAAGGATACGCTGGCCGGCCTCGAATTCCAGGGTCTGACCGGGGTGGCCGCGATTTCGTTGAAGGGCGGCGCCCCCGATGCGCCGGACGTGCCGATCGATACAGATGGCGTGCCGGTGCTCACCGCCGATCCCGATGCCACCAGGGATATCGGCGAGGCCGTGCGCGCCACGCTGCAGAACGTCAACCGACTGGTCAATGACAATCAGGAGGCGCTCAAGGGCGCCATCAGCAATGTCGAGGCCTTCACCGGTGTGCTCGCCCGCAATGCCGAATCCATCGACGGCATCATGAAGAAGATCGACAGCATCATGGGCAAGGCCGACGGCGTCGTTGCCAAGACCGACAACATCATGCTCGGTCTCGACACGCTGGCCGGTGGCAAGGACGGTGGCGCGCTGACGGCGGCCGTCAAGTCGTTCCATGAGCTGACGGAGAATCTGGACAAACGTTCCGGGCAGCTCATCATCGATGGTCGCCGCACCCTCGGCGATGCCAGCCGGACGCTGGGCGATATCAGCCGTGCGGTGAACAATCTGGACCGCAACCCGACGCGCCTGCTATTCGGTCCGAGCTCGAGCACCCAGCAGGCACCGCCTCCGCAGCAGCAACCACCGCTGCAGCAGCGTCGCCGCTAG